The Seriola aureovittata isolate HTS-2021-v1 ecotype China chromosome 3, ASM2101889v1, whole genome shotgun sequence genome includes a region encoding these proteins:
- the LOC130166647 gene encoding uncharacterized protein LOC130166647, whose amino-acid sequence MKFFLLMIFYLINSPLANCHRYHSSDSDSDEVRMNSHHYSSESDSDEGGNRYPWFRPKPLPPWFTFPLWPLFPGLRPRPRPATVPPPPPPPPAPKPNPTTTPSPTPGTQPPQTTVVSTTESPRGDSG is encoded by the exons ATGAAATTTTTTCTTCTGATGATTTTCTACTTGATCAATTCCCCTCTAGCT aattgtCATCGTTATCATAGCAGTGATTCAGACAGTGATGAGGTAAGAATGAATTCTCATCACTATAGCAGTGAGTCTGACAGTGATGAG GGAGGCAATCGTTACCCGTGGTTTCGGCCCAAGCCACTTCCTCCCTGGTTTACCTTCCCTCTCTGGCCTCTGTTCCCTGGTCTGCGGCCGCGGCCGCGACCTGCTACTgtcccacctccacctccacctcccccagCACCAAAACCAAACCCAACCACAACCCCAAGCCCAACCCCAGGCACGCAGCCCCCCCAGACTACAGTTGTTTCTACCACCGAGAGCCCACGAGGAGACAGCGGGTGA